The window AAGCAGCTGCCAAGAAGTCTGTAGCCGATCTCAGAAAAACAAAAAAGTCTGTAGATGACAGCCTTAAAACTACAAAAAAGTTATGGATGGAACCATATGAAAGGTTTGCAGATAAGGTCAAGGCTCTGTCTGCAAAGCTTGATATCCCTATTGATTACATACTTAGACAAGTTGAGGAGTTTGAAAATAAACGTATTGCAGAGCGTGAGGCCGATATCCAGAGAATCTATAATGAAACTATCGGAGACATGATTGAATTCCTTCCGCTGTATAAAATCAAGTCGGATAAGTGGACCAATGCCAGTACAAGCCTTAAGGCTCTGGCAAAGGAAATGACAGAGATTATTACCAATGCCAGGACAGGAAAAGCGGCTATTGAGGCTATGCAGTCAGAAGCTGTACCAGAAGCGTTGAGAAAGTTTCAGTCCACCCTTAATCTTGCGGATGCTCTGGGACATATAAACCGGTATGAAATTCAGAAGGCTGAAATTCTCAAAAGGGAGGAGGAGCACCTTAAGAGAGAAGAGGAGCGCAGATATCAGGCGGAAATTGAGCGTGTGAAGTCAGAGGAACGTCAGAGGGTTGCCGAAGAGGAGCGGATTCGCAGGGAAACCGAGGAAAACACGAAAGCGAAAATTACTTCCGTAGATACAGTTGCCGCGGCCCCTCTGACAGCTCCAGAATCCCGTACAGCAGTTTATACAGTGCTTGGGACGGAGTGTGAGCTGGCAGAGCTTGAAATGGCCATGAACAGTCTTGGGCTTTACTTTGAAAGAAAGGATGTATAAGGAGGTGTTTGCATGAATATCCAGGAAAAACTCCTGCAAGTACAAGCTGGCCTTAAAGCACCCAAGAGCCAGTACAACATATTTGGTAAATATTATTACCGGAATTGCGAAGATATCCAAGAGGCGGCAAAGCCGCTTCTTGGAGAGGTGAAGGCTGTTCTGATCGTAGGAGACGAACTGGTTCAGATGGGAGAGCGGTTTTACATAAAAGCCACAGCCCGGTTTGTGGACTGCGAATCCGGTGATGAGATCAAGAATACAGCTTTCGCCCGTGAAGAGCTGGACAAGAAGGGAATGGACGCTTCCCAGATTACAGGGAGTACCAGCAGCTATGCCAGAAAATATGCGCTGAATGGCCTGTTCTGCATTGACGATGTGAAGGATGCGGATCACCAGGGCGGGACAGATGAGGGCAAAGCAGAAAACAACAAAACTTCCGGAAAAGGAAGGAGTTCTTCTTCCAATACAGGTGGTTCTGGAAAGAATGCGGGACAGGGAAAAGGTCCAGCCAATCCTCCCGCTGCAGAGTCTATTCCGAACGGAGCAAAGACATCGGATAAAGTTACAGATCCGATGATTACTTCTGTCAAGTCATTGATTGAAAAATACAGTGATAAGGGGCTGAAGATGGA of the Lacrimispora indolis DSM 755 genome contains:
- a CDS encoding DUF1351 domain-containing protein; the encoded protein is MNNMELKVTTVNAEITANFEDFEKWIEERTHEYDGVVFTEDQKAAAKKSVADLRKTKKSVDDSLKTTKKLWMEPYERFADKVKALSAKLDIPIDYILRQVEEFENKRIAEREADIQRIYNETIGDMIEFLPLYKIKSDKWTNASTSLKALAKEMTEIITNARTGKAAIEAMQSEAVPEALRKFQSTLNLADALGHINRYEIQKAEILKREEEHLKREEERRYQAEIERVKSEERQRVAEEERIRRETEENTKAKITSVDTVAAAPLTAPESRTAVYTVLGTECELAELEMAMNSLGLYFERKDV
- a CDS encoding ERF family protein, encoding MNIQEKLLQVQAGLKAPKSQYNIFGKYYYRNCEDIQEAAKPLLGEVKAVLIVGDELVQMGERFYIKATARFVDCESGDEIKNTAFAREELDKKGMDASQITGSTSSYARKYALNGLFCIDDVKDADHQGGTDEGKAENNKTSGKGRSSSSNTGGSGKNAGQGKGPANPPAAESIPNGAKTSDKVTDPMITSVKSLIEKYSDKGLKMDKILAMYKIKKIEEMTLENYKDCMNKLKLYEKEDIKHE